The Anopheles coluzzii chromosome 2, AcolN3, whole genome shotgun sequence genome window below encodes:
- the LOC120953083 gene encoding box C/D snoRNA protein 1 produces the protein MASIVSIETNAEHSTILGKRLGYCEACTANAAKYTCPRCDVKTCSMECLNIHKTELKCNGIRDRTQYIPLVKMTKMDLMNDYYFLEDCTKFVQDRKRDQRKRFTYHKKNLPIHMMRLQQAALDRGIVLKFMFQNFSKRQKNTSFLDFKTEKIFWRIEWCFPQTNENYVYIDKHICEDSKLCDIVDTYLQPSSKHIVPGVDKLANYQARGVAGVSLLLKAEGVQQSYDRVTLLNIHDTLRDSLRGKTIVEYPTIYVVLNDQLDQFNIIDSDDDLKDEICHINHTLHVCASGVQPYNDGSLSNAKNERKNLSKRINFFSFEMLQNDSSDSDDTTLNENSISKRFKS, from the exons ATGGCGAGTATAGTTTCGATTGAGACCAATGCTGAACATTCAACTATTCTTGGAAAGAG ATTAGGATACTGTGAAGCTTGTACTGCCAATGCGGCCAAATACACTTGTCCTCGTTGTGATGTAAAAACATGTAGCATGGAGTGTCTGAATATTCATAAAACAGAACTGAAATGTAATGGCATTCGAGACCGCACACAATACATTCCGCTAGTGAAAATGACCAAAATGGATCTAATGAACGATTATTACTTTTTGGAAGATTGTACGAAATTCGTTCAGGACCGTAAACGTGATCAAAGGAAGCGTTTCActtatcacaaaaaaaatcttccaaTTCACATGATGCGTCTTCAACAAGCTGCTTTGGATCGCGGGATTGTACTAAAGTTtatgtttcaaaattttagcaaacggcaaaaaaatacatccttTTTGGattttaaaactgaaaaaatattttggcGTATCGAATGGTGTTTCCCCCAGACCAATGAAAACTATGTGTATATTGACAAACATATTTGCGAAGATTCAAAACTTTGTGACATAGTAGACACATATTTACAACCCTCATCGAAACACATCGTCCCCGGTGTCGACAAACTGGCAAATTATCAAGCACGAGGCGTAGCAGGAGTCTCATTACTTCTTAAAGCGGAAGGAGTTCAACAAAGTTACGATCGAGTAACATTGCTGAACATTCACGATACGTTGCGCGATTCTTTACGGGGTAAAACTATTGTGGAATATCCGACAATTTATGTGGTGCTTAATGATCAGCTGGACCAGTTCAACATCATCGATAGTGATGATGATCTGAAAGACGAAATATGTCATATCAACCATACTCTTCATGTATGTGCAAGTGGAGTGCAACCTTATAATGATGGAAGTTTGAGTAATGCGAAAAATGAACGCAAGAACCTTAGCAAGAGGATAAATTTtttcagttttgaaatgttgcaGAATGACTCTTCAGATTCAGACGATACAACATTGAATGAGAATAGCATTTCAAAACGATTTAAATCGTAA
- the LOC120953084 gene encoding vesicle-trafficking protein SEC22b-B, whose translation MALMTMIARFVDGLPLVGTMQEDEQSGRSILEYQNQAKLLFRKLGPNSPTRCSIETGPYLFHYLIEHDVCYLVMCDKVFSKRIAFTYLEDIAQEFHSNYGRRVNTVTRPYAFIEFDIYIQKARKNLTDRRRNINAINNQLQDVQRIMVQNIDDVLQRGTVLSELDTKTQNLSMLSQKYKKDASYLNRKSLYVKGAVAGIILILFVLYFWVI comes from the exons ATGGCCCTCATGACGATGATTGCACGCTTTGTAGATGGCCTTCCGCTCGTGGGAACTATGCAGGAAGATGAGCAG TCCGGCCGAAGCATATTGGAGTATCAAAATCAAGCTAAATTGCTGTTTCGAAAACTGGGACCCAACTCACCAACCCGATGCAGCATAGAAACCGGGCCTTATTTGTTTCA ttatttgatcGAACATGATGTTTGCTATTTAGTTATGTGCGACAAGGTGTTTTCGAAACGAATCGCTTTCACATATCTGGAAGATATCGCCCAGGAATTTCACAGTAACTATGGAAGGAGAGTAAATACAGTGACTAGACCGTACGCTTTTATTGAATTTGATATTTATATCCAGAAAGCCCGGAAAAACCTAACAGATCGTAGGAGAAATATAAATGCTATAAATAATCAGTTACAAGATGTGCAAAGGATTATG GTACAAAATATTGATGATGTTTTGCAACGCGGGACTGTTCTATCTGAACTGGAtaccaaaacacaaaatttaTCGATGCTCTCTCAGAAGTACAAGAAGGATGCTTCATATTTGAACCGCAAATCGCTGTACGTCAAGGGAGCAGTAGCtggaataattttaattttgtttgtgttatatttttggGTCATTTGA
- the LOC120953085 gene encoding folylpolyglutamate synthase, mitochondrial isoform X9 produces the protein MFRIADFTVRWRKMMNKFTCETASISLLHVSSVKSHLLSTMKGSNVASTLDESYENAISSLNSLQSNSSVLQDSILRKHSEDNKHINDTLKYLLRIGVSMDHLNQLPVIHVSGTKGKV, from the exons ATGTTCCGTATTGCTGATTTTACTGTGAGGTGGAGAAAAATGATGAATAAATTTACATGTGAAACGGCTTCGATTTCTTTGTTGCATGTTTCTAGCGTTAAATCGCACCTATTGTCAACAATGAAAGGTTCCAACGTTGCATCTACTCTAGACGAGAGCTACGAG AATGCAATTTCTTCATTAAACTCATTACAATCCAACTCCAGCGTTCTTCAAGATTCAATTCTTCGAAAACATAGTGAAGACAATAAGCATATAAACGACACGCTCAAGTATTTGTTGCGTATTGGTGTTTCCATGGATCATTTGAACCAACTTCCTGTGATACACGTGTCTGGAACAAAGGGAAAG GTATAA
- the LOC120953085 gene encoding folylpolyglutamate synthase, mitochondrial isoform X3 codes for MFRIADFTVRWRKMMNKFTCETASISLLHVSSVKSHLLSTMKGSNVASTLDESYENAISSLNSLQSNSSVLQDSILRKHSEDNKHINDTLKYLLRIGVSMDHLNQLPVIHVSGTKGKGSTCAMIESILRSNGYRTGFFSSPHLVSVKERVRLNGMPLSSDKFRLYFWKIYKQLLAYREHSRDMPSYFCFLTILALDVFLRESVDVCVIEV; via the exons ATGTTCCGTATTGCTGATTTTACTGTGAGGTGGAGAAAAATGATGAATAAATTTACATGTGAAACGGCTTCGATTTCTTTGTTGCATGTTTCTAGCGTTAAATCGCACCTATTGTCAACAATGAAAGGTTCCAACGTTGCATCTACTCTAGACGAGAGCTACGAG AATGCAATTTCTTCATTAAACTCATTACAATCCAACTCCAGCGTTCTTCAAGATTCAATTCTTCGAAAACATAGTGAAGACAATAAGCATATAAACGACACGCTCAAGTATTTGTTGCGTATTGGTGTTTCCATGGATCATTTGAACCAACTTCCTGTGATACACGTGTCTGGAACAAAGGGAAAG GGATCTACTTGTGCTATGATAGAATCAATTTTGAGGTCAAATGGTTATCGTACCGGATTTTTTAGTTCGCCGCATCTAGTTTCGGTTAAAGAACGTGTTCGACTTAACGGAATGCCTCTATCGAGTGATAAATTTCGTttatatttttggaaaatttataAACAATTACTTGCATATCGAGAGCATAGCAGAGATATGCCgtcatatttttgtttcttgacAATTTTGGCCTTGGATGTGTTTCTACGAGAAAGTGTTGATGTATGCGTCATTGAG GTATAA
- the LOC120953085 gene encoding folylpolyglutamate synthase, mitochondrial isoform X1, giving the protein MFRIADFTVRWRKMMNKFTCETASISLLHVSSVKSHLLSTMKGSNVASTLDESYENAISSLNSLQSNSSVLQDSILRKHSEDNKHINDTLKYLLRIGVSMDHLNQLPVIHVSGTKGKGSTCAMIESILRSNGYRTGFFSSPHLVSVKERVRLNGMPLSSDKFRLYFWKIYKQLLAYREHSRDMPSYFCFLTILALDVFLRESVDVCVIEVGIGGRYDCTNVLPKTGTVGITSLGLEHTKLLGNTLEEIAWQKAGIIKRGSDVFSVVQPSECMEIIREECRKLKANLFVVPSELKAYQWAKKPELVNESCDILDILELNTSLAIQIATNWMNKNISEISQENITSIVTKQTVEGIDRCFWPGRLQRILYDTKKTLYLDGAHTLESIHLCARWYNMKSHSQYKRLLIFNTTGDRDSAKLLSTLSSMIKFDAAFFTPSVPRDTVTCVDAMNHNFPFELQLQRCRQNYEYWSQTIQHKEGFLHESIESVFKQIDEDFVFKGETCDILITGSIHLIGAAFVALNLERFMCTSTTQ; this is encoded by the exons ATGTTCCGTATTGCTGATTTTACTGTGAGGTGGAGAAAAATGATGAATAAATTTACATGTGAAACGGCTTCGATTTCTTTGTTGCATGTTTCTAGCGTTAAATCGCACCTATTGTCAACAATGAAAGGTTCCAACGTTGCATCTACTCTAGACGAGAGCTACGAG AATGCAATTTCTTCATTAAACTCATTACAATCCAACTCCAGCGTTCTTCAAGATTCAATTCTTCGAAAACATAGTGAAGACAATAAGCATATAAACGACACGCTCAAGTATTTGTTGCGTATTGGTGTTTCCATGGATCATTTGAACCAACTTCCTGTGATACACGTGTCTGGAACAAAGGGAAAG GGATCTACTTGTGCTATGATAGAATCAATTTTGAGGTCAAATGGTTATCGTACCGGATTTTTTAGTTCGCCGCATCTAGTTTCGGTTAAAGAACGTGTTCGACTTAACGGAATGCCTCTATCGAGTGATAAATTTCGTttatatttttggaaaatttataAACAATTACTTGCATATCGAGAGCATAGCAGAGATATGCCgtcatatttttgtttcttgacAATTTTGGCCTTGGATGTGTTTCTACGAGAAAGTGTTGATGTATGCGTCATTGAGGTGGGCATCGGAGGTAGATATGACTGTACGAATGTTTTACCTAAAACTGGTACCGTAGGTATAACTTCGCTTGGTTTGGAGCACACAAAACTGCTGGGCAATACATTAGAAGAAATTGCATGGCAGAAAGCTGGTATAATAAAACGTGGCTCTGATGTGTTTTCAGTTGTTCAACCCTCTGAGTGTATGGAAATTATAAGGGAAGAATGTCGTAAGTTAAAG GCAAATCTGTTCGTCGTACCATCAGAATTAAAAGCATACCAGTGGGCTAAGAAACCAGAATTGGTTAACGAATCGTGTGATATCCTTGATATTCTTGAATTGAACACCTCATTAGCTATTCAGATAGCTACAAATTGGATGAACAAGAATATTTCCGAAATATCACAAGAAAACATAACATCAAttgttacaaaacaaacagtggAAGGCATTGACCGCTGTTTCTGGCCGGGAAGGTTGCAGAGGATACTGTATGATACAAAAAAGACACTTTATCTCGATGGAGCTCATACCTTAGAAAGCATACATTTATGTGCCCGATGGTATAATATGAAATCCCATAG CCAATACAAACGACTTCTGATTTTTAATACCACAGGAGACAGAGACTCAGCAAAGCTACTTTCTACTCTTTCGTCTATGATCAAATTCGACGCTGCATTTTTTACTCCTAGTGTTCCTCGCGATACAGTGACGTGCGTAGATGCTATGAATCATAATTTTCCATTCGAGCTTCAATTACAGCGGTGCAGGCAAAATTATGAATATTGGAGTCAGACAATTCAACATAAAGAGGGTTTCCTACATGAATCAATTGAATCTGTTTTCAAGCAAATCGATGAAGACTTTGTATTTAAAGGTGAAACCTGCGATATTTTAATTACTGGTTCGATTCATTTGATAGGAGCCGCATTCGTAGCTCTAAATTTAGAGAGATTTATGTGTACATCTACTACGCAATGA
- the LOC120953085 gene encoding folylpolyglutamate synthase, mitochondrial isoform X2, giving the protein MKGSNVASTLDESYENAISSLNSLQSNSSVLQDSILRKHSEDNKHINDTLKYLLRIGVSMDHLNQLPVIHVSGTKGKGSTCAMIESILRSNGYRTGFFSSPHLVSVKERVRLNGMPLSSDKFRLYFWKIYKQLLAYREHSRDMPSYFCFLTILALDVFLRESVDVCVIEVGIGGRYDCTNVLPKTGTVGITSLGLEHTKLLGNTLEEIAWQKAGIIKRGSDVFSVVQPSECMEIIREECRKLKANLFVVPSELKAYQWAKKPELVNESCDILDILELNTSLAIQIATNWMNKNISEISQENITSIVTKQTVEGIDRCFWPGRLQRILYDTKKTLYLDGAHTLESIHLCARWYNMKSHSQYKRLLIFNTTGDRDSAKLLSTLSSMIKFDAAFFTPSVPRDTVTCVDAMNHNFPFELQLQRCRQNYEYWSQTIQHKEGFLHESIESVFKQIDEDFVFKGETCDILITGSIHLIGAAFVALNLERFMCTSTTQ; this is encoded by the exons ATGAAAGGTTCCAACGTTGCATCTACTCTAGACGAGAGCTACGAG AATGCAATTTCTTCATTAAACTCATTACAATCCAACTCCAGCGTTCTTCAAGATTCAATTCTTCGAAAACATAGTGAAGACAATAAGCATATAAACGACACGCTCAAGTATTTGTTGCGTATTGGTGTTTCCATGGATCATTTGAACCAACTTCCTGTGATACACGTGTCTGGAACAAAGGGAAAG GGATCTACTTGTGCTATGATAGAATCAATTTTGAGGTCAAATGGTTATCGTACCGGATTTTTTAGTTCGCCGCATCTAGTTTCGGTTAAAGAACGTGTTCGACTTAACGGAATGCCTCTATCGAGTGATAAATTTCGTttatatttttggaaaatttataAACAATTACTTGCATATCGAGAGCATAGCAGAGATATGCCgtcatatttttgtttcttgacAATTTTGGCCTTGGATGTGTTTCTACGAGAAAGTGTTGATGTATGCGTCATTGAGGTGGGCATCGGAGGTAGATATGACTGTACGAATGTTTTACCTAAAACTGGTACCGTAGGTATAACTTCGCTTGGTTTGGAGCACACAAAACTGCTGGGCAATACATTAGAAGAAATTGCATGGCAGAAAGCTGGTATAATAAAACGTGGCTCTGATGTGTTTTCAGTTGTTCAACCCTCTGAGTGTATGGAAATTATAAGGGAAGAATGTCGTAAGTTAAAG GCAAATCTGTTCGTCGTACCATCAGAATTAAAAGCATACCAGTGGGCTAAGAAACCAGAATTGGTTAACGAATCGTGTGATATCCTTGATATTCTTGAATTGAACACCTCATTAGCTATTCAGATAGCTACAAATTGGATGAACAAGAATATTTCCGAAATATCACAAGAAAACATAACATCAAttgttacaaaacaaacagtggAAGGCATTGACCGCTGTTTCTGGCCGGGAAGGTTGCAGAGGATACTGTATGATACAAAAAAGACACTTTATCTCGATGGAGCTCATACCTTAGAAAGCATACATTTATGTGCCCGATGGTATAATATGAAATCCCATAG CCAATACAAACGACTTCTGATTTTTAATACCACAGGAGACAGAGACTCAGCAAAGCTACTTTCTACTCTTTCGTCTATGATCAAATTCGACGCTGCATTTTTTACTCCTAGTGTTCCTCGCGATACAGTGACGTGCGTAGATGCTATGAATCATAATTTTCCATTCGAGCTTCAATTACAGCGGTGCAGGCAAAATTATGAATATTGGAGTCAGACAATTCAACATAAAGAGGGTTTCCTACATGAATCAATTGAATCTGTTTTCAAGCAAATCGATGAAGACTTTGTATTTAAAGGTGAAACCTGCGATATTTTAATTACTGGTTCGATTCATTTGATAGGAGCCGCATTCGTAGCTCTAAATTTAGAGAGATTTATGTGTACATCTACTACGCAATGA